The stretch of DNA AGAGCCTCCACAAAAACATCGGCCGCGACTGGATCGGACCAGCCGTTCACTGAGAGCGCCTGGTGCGGGACCACAAAGCATATTTCGCTCGGATCCGATCCCGGCGAATACACCGGCGGCGGATCATGGCGGAACTTATCGGACACGCGGATGTGATTCGATGCCAGATCGACCGCACCAACCCACTCGTAGCGGTCGAAGTGCCTGCGCCAGCTCTCCGACATGAACGGGAATATCTCGACGTATTGCTGAACCCCGGCGAATTGGCAGCAATCCACGTGTATGTTTGCTTGCATTGGTTTCACACTCATAGCGGATCAGTGCCTGAATACTTTGGGGCCGAAGGCTTCGAGTGCATTCTGGTAACAAACGCTGTCCTTCATTAGCGTGGGAATCTTTTTCAGGATGATGCTCGGGCTGTCGGTATCGTAGTGCGGGTAGTCGGAGCTGAAGAGCAGCATCTTCTCCAGGCCCGGTATCCCGAACATCGCACGCAACTCTGTAGCATTTGCGGCCTCGTCCAGCGGCTGTGTCGCGAACTTGCAATGCTCGACGACATATTCGCTGGGCGGGCGCTTCACGAACGGAGAGGCTTGCCGATTACGCTCCCAAAGATAGTCCATGCGCGACATCAGCGACGCCAGCCAAGTGAACCCCCACTCGACCATCACCACGCGGAGCTTCGGAAAGCGCTCGAACACGCCGGACATCACCATGTCTGTGACGTTGGCCGCCCCAATCTGGGGCAGCACGGCATGCCGTTCACCGTAGAACCGGGGCGCCCCACCGGCGGGCACCTGCGAATATGCATAACAACCCTCGCTGCCGCTTTGATGACTGACGATCGCGAGCCCCATCTCGCTTGCCGCGTCATAGATTGGGTCGAACACGGTCGAGCCAAGCATGTTTCTGTTGATTAGGACCTGGACCCCGATCACACCTGGCTTCGAGCCGAGACGGCGGATATCCGCGGCCGCCGATTTTGGGTCGTGATCAGAAACAGTGATCGCTAGCGCGTACCGTTTGTCGTAGGACAGCCATGTATCGATAAGATATTCGTTGTTGGCGCGCTCGAACGCGGCCGCGGCCTGCGAATTTCCAAACCGGACGACGCCATAGGGCTCCTGCGGAAGCAGAAGTGCGGTTGTGATTCCGAACGGCTCGATGTGATTGGTGACCGTGAACGCCGGATCCGAGCCTGCTGGCCCACCCTGTGGAGGCAGCGCATCCCGTCGAAAAGTCGTATTCGGGTGCGGATAGCGGTCCCGGGCTCGCGCATAAACGAATCCATTGTCGCTTTTGCTGCGAAGCGCGCCGGAGAAAAAGTACTGGCGCCACGCTTCGGTGAAGTAGGGTGCCAGAGCGTGAATATCCTTGATCAGCGGATGCACGTCGCAGTCCACGATCGGCGTTCTTCCGGCTTCGGCTACGCTGTTCATCGCACTCCCTTTCTGCCCTGCAGCTCTCGCACGCCCGCCGCAAGCGCCCGTTTGAAACTTGCGAACTGCTATAACATCAACCGCAACAAGCTTTACAAATATCCATACACAAGTTATGTAGGGTGCGCAAGAGCGAACGACGGAATCGGATGGAAACTGCAGGCCTGAGGGTAACGAAAGAGCAGCTGGCTGCTGCTGACAGCCTAGCCGCCCGCGGTGCTCCGCTCGTCGTCCTCGCAGCGATGGCACCGCAGCAGCCCGACCAATTGATGCGCGCTTTCGTCCTGGCCACGCGGCGGTGGGACGTGCCGCTGACCTTGATGTTCGCCGACCTGGACGGCGCATTCGCTTTCCTGGACGAACCGGCGCGCGAGGAGATCGCGAGCGGACGCCTGCACCTCGTTTCGCTCGCTGGATCGATTCCCCGCCGCTGGAGCCGCGAAACCGACTACCTGCCGTATTCCCTGTGGGACATCGACAGGATGCTGGGCGACGGCTCGCTGGACATCAATGTGGTGCTCGCCCGGGTGCACCAGAGCGATCGGCCGGGCTGCTTCGGATATGGAGACATGGTGGGTTACACCGCTGTCGGGTTGACCACGAACGCTGTCGCAATCCTGGAGGTGACCGTCGAATTGCCCTCCAGCACCGGCGCGGAGGCGCCCTTGATTCCGATCGGCCGCGCGGCTGTCGTTTTGGACTCGAATGCTTCCGCGAAAGTCGGTGCGTCAGCCGTGCCACCTTCTGCAGCGCAGGAGACTATCGGGAGGCACGTTGCCAGCCTGATCCCCGACGAGGCGACCGTGCAGCTCGGTCTAGGCTCAGTCGTGGAGACGGTCGTCAAGAGTCTCGGCGGGAAGCGCGATCTCGGGCTTCACTCGGGCGTTTTGACACCGTCGCTGAGCCAACTCGTCGCGTGTGGCGTCGCCAACGGCCGCGCCAAATCGGAAGATAAGGGCAGAGCAGTGGCCACCGGCGTGTTCGGCGTGACCGTAGAAGGGCCGTTGCCATGGCACGGCGCGCTGGAACTCCGCCCGATCTCGCGGACCCACGATCCGCGTGCGCTCGCGCGTCATCACCGGCTCTGGGCTATCAACTCGGCGCTCGAGGTCGATCTCCGCGGCCAAGTGAATGCCGAGTTCGCTCAGGGCTTGAGGGTGACAAGCGGCGGCGGGCAATCCGACTTCGTTCGGGCGGCACATCTCAGCCAAGGCGGCGGCTCGATCATTGCGCTGCCGTCGCGGACCTCTCGCGGAGAGAGCCGGATCGTGGCCCGGTTTCCATCGCAATACCCCGCTACCAGCGCCGGCCAGGATGTCGATTTTGTGGTGACCGAGCACGGGGTTGCCGCGCTGCGCGGCCTCACTGCGCGCGAGCGGGCGGCAGCGCTCATCGCCATAGCCGACCCCGCATCGAAGGATCGGCTACGCCGGCAGTGGCACGAACAGGATGAGGTCACTTCCAGCGAAACACAGGCCCTGCCGATGGGAGTACGCTGAGCTCATAGGCAGGATCTCGCCAGTACCAGTATCGCAATCTTAGAAGAACTCCGAGGCTAAAATGTCGAATGACTTTCAGGACGGTTGGCTGCAACTGGACGGCATGCGGTTCCATTACACGGAATGGGGATCGCGCGCCGCTCCACCGCTACTGATGCTGCACGGCCTGAACGTCCAATGCCACACTTGGGACCCCTTCGCCCGTGTGCTTGCTGATGATTACTACGTCATCTGCATGGATCTTCGCGGACATGGCGACAGCGATTGGTCGAGGGCTGGATACCGCGTCCAATCGTTCGCCCGCGACGTGCACAACTTCATCGACGCGCTTGGAGTGGGACCAGTGCACCTCGTCGGGCACTCCAACGGAGTTCGTGTTGGGATCGCGGTCGCCGGAGAAAGGCCGGAGGCGGTCCGCAGCCTTGCACTGTCGGACGCAGGACCAGCAAACTCGCCGAGCGGCGCAACCGCCATGCGCGACTTCATTCAGGCAACCACGAACCTGCGCGGCTTCCGCAACGACGCCGAAGCGCGTCAGTTCTATCTGGGTTACCACCCGGAGTGGCAGCCGGAGTTCATCGATCTGCACGTGAAATACCAGCTGCGCACGAATTGGGCGGGCAAGCTCGTCCCGAAAGCCGATCCCGATCTCCAGTGGATCACCGGCTCGATCAGCCTGCCCGACGTGAAATATCTTTGGAAGATGGCGGAGCGCTTGGTGATGCCGACCCAGCTTATGGTGGGACGCACCAGCAACGTTCTCGACGAGGAGGTGGTCAACAAGATGCTGAAGACGATGCCCAATGCCAAGCTCGCGTGGTTCGACGCAGGTCACTACTTCCTTCGCGAAAAGCCGGACGAGTTTCTCGAGGTCCTTCGGAAGTTCCTGGCGGAGTGCGCCTGATGATCAGCGCGAGGACCCGTTATGCTCGAATGAAGAGCATTCTCGAAGTTCCGATCTCGAACGAGAAGTTCTGGTCGAAAGTGCCTTCCGCGCCTGCCGACGCGATCATGATGGACCTCGAGGACTCCGCCACCCCCGATAACAAGGCGGTGGTGCGCGAGAAGATCCTCGATGCGCTCAAGCGGCCGGACTACTTCGGCGGGCGTCAGATCATCGTTCGCGTCAACAATCTGGCCACGCCTTGGGGACGGGACGACCTCGAAGCGATGGCGGCAGCTCCAGGCGACCTGATCATTTGCTATCCTAAGGTCGCGTCGCCCGAGGAGGCGCGCGAGGTCCGTAACGTGATCGCGGCTGCCGACCCGGACCGCGGACTCTACCTTATGGTCGAGACCGCTCGGGCCATGATCGAACTCGACCGCATCGCCAGCTGCGATGGCGTCGTCGGACTCCACTTCGGTTACGTCGATTACGCCGCCGATGTCGGCTCCAAGGCGTTCGACGACGCAGGCGACGACCTCTATGCGCCGTCCAACCACTATGGCCGGACCAAGATTGCCGTCGCGGCAGCAGCCTACGGGCTCTTCGCGACAGGCGGATCGCTGATACCCCAGTACCGGGATTTACAGAAGGTGACGCGCTTCATCCGCAGCTGGGCGGATCTCGGCTACACCGCTTGTATCGCCCTCTCGCCGGCTCATCTGGACATCATCAACCGCACGATGACGCCGAGCCCTGACGAAATCGAGGCGGCGAAGCTGGTCAGCACGACCTACGAGGCCGCCGTCCGCAACGGCGATCCTGCGGCCGTGCTGAATGGGAAGGTCATCACCAACCCTGATTACCGGGTTGCCCAGCTCGTGCTTGTGCGCGGTGGCGCCGCCTAGACCACCACCAAAATAGCCGGAGGTCTGTCATGAACGCGCAAGCAACCGAAGGATGGGTGCTCCAGCTGTCTTGCCTGCTGACCGATATCGGTCGGAGCGAGCTTCCGGAGGCCGCGACCAAGGCGGCGAAAAACAGGCTGCTGCATGCTTTCGGCGTATCCCTTGCCAACAGCCGGTTGCCGGCGGCGGAGGTAGCCTGGAAAACCATGGGAGGGAGTTCCGGCCCATGCTTCGCGTTTGGCCGCGAGCGCCGGATCGACGCCGGAGATGCGGCTTTCATCAATGGCGTGATCGGCCATGGGAGCTTGCTTGAAGATTGCGGGCCCGGCGGGCTACGCGAAGGCAGTCATCCCGGAACCTTCGTCATACCGGCTGCCCTCGCCGCGGCCGAAAGCTGTGCGGCCAGTGGCAAGACCTTCATCGCCGGACTCGTGGTGGGCTACGAGGCGGTGAGCCGCATCGGGGCGGCCGCTTCGTCGAGCGTCGTGCAGCGCCGGTTTCGTCCCGTCGGCATCATGGCCGCGTTCGGCGCCGCTGCGGCCGCGGCAATGATCTTCGAGGCGGAGGCGGAGCAAATGGCAGCCGCGCTTTCGATTGCCGCCAACCTGGCCGGCGGCTCGACCCAGGGAATTTTCGAGGGCACGATGGAGCCCTATTTCCAGGCAGGGTTCGGCGCGCGTAACGGCCTGTTCGCGGCGCGGCTCGCCCTCGCCGGCGCCGCAACGACCCGGCAGGCGCTCGAAGGCGAGTTCGGCTTCTTCCAGACATACGGCGGGGAGCCCGGCAAGCTGGACGCCTTGCTTGGGCCCAGGCCGCAGCTTGGCATCGCCGTGGTCGGGACCAAGCGCTTCGCCGTTTGCCTGCAGAACCAGCAAACGCTGGCGCTGATCGTGGACGGGCTCGACGCACCGCTGACCGCGGATGTGATTGAGCGCGTCGTGATCCGTCGCCCGCAATTTGGCACGAATGGGCTGAACAGCCCGGGCGTATCGCGAAGCGCGCCCTTCGATAACATGCTCTCGGCGCAAATGTCCGCGCGCTTTACCGCGGCGGCAGCGATTCTGGGAAAACCGGTCGACGATCCCGTCTTCTTCAACAGCCATCATGCCGACAAGGACATCACCGAACTGACCCGGCGTATCGATCTCGAGCCGGCTGCGGACGATTCCGTCGCAGTCGAGCTCCATCTGCGCAATGGACGAAAGGTTGCGCTGGACGCAAACAAGTCCGGCGTCCTCTTCCCGGATGACGATGTCATCCGCGACTCATTCTTGCGCCGCGCCCGATCGGTGCAGGGCGGCAAGGCATCGACCACCGCCGAGCTCATCGACGAACTCGGCACCCTGAACGATGTCGGTCGTCTCACTGAGGCGATGGCGATGGTCCGAGCGCACGAGCCCTCCCAACTCGGATGAGCGCGAGGACGAAACACCGAGAGAACGTTACGCTGCTACGCAGCGCTCTCTTCACCCCTGCGGACAAGCTTGACCGATTTGCAAAAGGCTACGCATCCGGAGCCGATGCCGTGGTGGTCGATCTCGAGGACGGGGTCGGACTGAGTGCTAAGCAAGCGGCTCGCAACGCGCTATTGGAACTCGTGCCCAAACTGCCGGAAAGCTGCTTCTGGATTCTGCGGATCAATCACGTCAAGACGAGAGAAGGGCTCCTTGACCTGCTTGCGATCGAGACAATGGGCATCAAACCGCCCGTGATCATGCTGCCCAAAACAGAGTCGACAGCGGAAATCGAAATCGCCGTCGCTCACCTCTCCGATCGGACCGGAACTCCGACCATCATCGCTCTGGTGGAAAGCGCCGAAGGGCTCTCGCAAGCGGAAAACCTCGCGCGACACCCTGCGGTCGGAGCCCTCGCGTTCGGCGGTGCCGATCTGGCGAGCGATCTCGATGCGGAATTGGCGTGGGAGCCAATGCTATTCGCGCGCAGCCGTCTGGTGCAGGCATCGGCGTTGGGCGGCGCGGCCGCATGGGACGTACCCTACCTGAAGATCGCAGACCTCGAGGGCCTCAGACGCGAGGCCGCTTCCGCTAGGGCGCTCGGGTTCCGCGGCAAGCTTGCGATTCATCCCGGCCAGATTGCGATCATCAACTCGGTCTTCACACCCGATGCCGATCAGCTTGCCTTCGCCCGGCGCGTCGTGGCCGCGTCTGAACAGGCTGGCGGCGGAGTCGTCGTAGTCGACGCGAACATGGTCGATCGCCCGATCTTGAAGGCCGCGCAACGAGCGATCTCGCGGGCCGAACCGCGACGGAGCTCCCGGCAGGAAGCGCAGATCCCGGATGACAGGGGCCCTCTTCCATGAGCAAGTTCGGTTACGTCCGTGTCGGGCCGCGGCGGTTCAGGGAGCGCTTTGGCCTCAGTTTCGAGGATGTCGAGCTTGGCATGCGGATCCGCCATCGGCCTGGCGTGGACGTTTCCCAGCAAGACAATCGCGACGATTCAGTCGAGCTCCTCAACAACGCTCACCTGCACTATGATAGCCAGTACGCAGCTCATACCGAGTGGCGGCGTCCGCTGAGTGTGAGCACGATGACGGTGCAGCGGTTCCTCGCCCTAGTATCGCGAAGCTGGTACCGGCGACGGGCGATCATTGGAATAGACAGCATCTCCTTGACCCGGCCGGTGATCGGCGACGACACGCTGTATTCCGAGTCGACCGTGACGGCGCTCGACGGCGGCGCCGATCCCGACGTGGGTCGGGTTTCTCTCGATATTGCAGGCAAGAATCGCCAGGGCGACACCGTGGCCAGGATTTCGTGCACCTTCGAAGTCTATCGCCGGGGCCGTCATCCTGAAGACGATCCGCAGGCGCTCCCCGCGGAGGAAGAACGTTTCAGCCTCTACCACGTGGCCGCGGACGGAGCGCTCGTCGAGCAGACCGGGCTGGTGTTCGAGGATTTAGCGCCGGAGGAAACTTTCGTTCATTGGCCAGGACGAACGGTTCTAGCCGATGAAAGCCGCCGTCAAGCGCTACGTTCGCTGGAGATCAATCCACGCTGGCATGACGAGGCCTATCTGCGCAAATACGCGCAGATAAAGCCCACCATATACGAACCCCTTGTCATTGGGGTCGTTACCGCGCTGACCACGCGCACCTTCGGACGCGTGGTCGCCAACCTCGGCTGGACGGACATCGCTCTGCCGCGGCCTGTCCGGCCAGGGGAGACGATATACGCGGAGTCGACCGTTCGAACGGTCAGGGCGTCCAATTCGCGACCTGATCAGGGTATCGCGACAGTTGAGACGCGTGGCTTCGTGGAGAACGGCGATCTGGTTTGCCAATATCAGCGTGCCCTGCTCATTTATCGGCGCGGGGCGGGGCCTTACCAGGATGCCGGGTATTGACCGGGCGAGCCCGGCTCACCAACAAGGTGGCGGTCGTCACCGGCTCCGCAAAGGGGATCGGCCGCGCGATCGCCATAACCCTTGCCGAGGAAGGCGCCATCATCGTTGCAGCCGACATTGACACGGAGGCCGGCGCGGCGACCTTGGCGGAGATCCGCGACATCAGCCCTCGATCCACTTTCGAGCGCGTCAACATTGCCGACCACGCCGAGGTCGCCGCGTTCGTCGACCACCTTGTTCGCCAGTTCGGCGGCATCGACATCCTTGTCAACAACGCAGGCGTGACTCGGCAAATCGATTTCTTCGACCTCAAGCCTGAAGAGGTGGACTGGATTGTCGGCGTGAATATCAAGGGTACCTTCTCGATGATGCAAGCCGTCGCGCGTGTCATGCGGGAGAGAAGGGAAGGACGCATCGTCAATATCTCTTCGATTGCCGGCAAGGGCTATCGGAACACGTCCAATATCGTCTACGCCGCGTCGAAGGGCGCCCTCATTGCGATGACACGGATCGCGGCGGTTCAGCTTGGAAAATACGGCATCGCCGTCAACGCGGTGTGCCCCGGACTGACGGAGACCGAACTCATGGCTGCGTGGCTCGAGCGTCGAGCCAAGGAGGGCCGCAAACTGCAGCACGATCTCATCAAGGAGTTGCTGGCAGACAGCGTACTGCTTCGAATCAATACCCCTCTCGACGTCGCCCAAGCCGTGCTCTTCCTCGCCTCCGACGCATCCCAGAACATTACGGGGCAGTCCTTGAACGTCGACAGCGGAATGATGTGGGACTGAAGCTTATTTCGTGAAGCAGGAATGACATGAAGCGGATCTCGTTCTCCAAGCAGGTTGCCATCGTGACCGGTTCAGGAAGGGGCATCGGCCGAAGCTACGCCCTCGAGCTCGCCCGCCGCGGAGCGAGCGTCGTGGTCAACGACATTGGTGAGAGCGAGAGGCCTGGCAAATCCCGCGCCCAATCGGTCGTTGACGAGATCAGCTCTGCGGGCGGCCGCGCGGTGGCTTCGGAGCACAACGTAACGACGATCAAGGGGGGCCAGGCGATAACCGACCTCGCCATGGAGCGTTTCGGATCCGTCGACATTGTGATCAATAATGCTGGCTTCCTGCGCCGAGGCATGTTCGACGACCTTCCGCCGAAGCACGTCAAGCAGGTCATAGGCGTCCACCTGCTCGGTGCCTTCTACGTGACCCAACCGGCCTGGAAGCATATGAAGCGGAACGCGTACGGGCGCGTCGTACTGACCAGCTCTGCGGCCAGTTTCGGGATGCAGGGCAATAGCAACTACGTGGCGGCGAAGGCGGGACTCCTCGGCCTGGTCGCGGCGCTCTCCCTCGAGGGCGCCGATCACGGGATCAAGGTGAATGGCATCCTTCCCTTGGCCCGGTCGATGATCACCGTGGACAGTCCTGCGACCGCCGTTTCCGCCCCCGACGCCGCCGCCAACGTGGCGATCCAGCGCGAGCTTGGGGACAGGGCGACGCTCGAGGCGGTTGCGGCGGCCACGCTTTATTTGGCCAGCGACCAGTGCTCCATCTCCGGGCATTCGATCTCAGCCGTCGCCGGGCGCTATTCCCGCACCTTCCTCGGTGTTACCGAAGGCTGGCTGAGCCCGGACGTCGCCGGCGTCACTCTCGAGGACTTCAGAGACAATCTTGCAGAGGTGATCGACTCTTCCGCGGTCACCGAGGTGAAGTCGATGAGCGACGAATACGCCAGCGTGCTCGATCGCGTCAACGAGCTGGCCCGCCACCAGTCCTGACGCGTCATGCCTGCGAAGCTCGGCGGGCGCTACTCGCCCTGAATCGCCGCGGCCATGACGATCGGCATCACGGCCGTGGCGCCACCGTCCACCGGCAGCGAATGTCCAGTGATGTAGGCCGCCTCGTCACTCGCCAGAAACAGGACGGCATATGCCACGTCCCAACCCGAGCCTTCCGTCCCGAGCAAGCTGGCGCGAGCGCGCTTGCGACGGATCATGTCCGATCCGGCGCCATCCCAACCCTTGAAGCTAAGCCCCATGGGGATCGCCACATGTCCTGGCGCCACGTTGTTCACCCGTATGCCGAAGCGGCCATATTCGAAGGCCTGGGCCTTGGTCATCGCCATGATGCCCCCCTTCGAGGCGGAATATGCGATCCCGCCACCCGCAACCAGTCCAGCGATCGAGGAAATGTGGACAATCGAGCCCGCCCTCCGTGCCCTCATCTCCGGCAGCACGGCATCGGACATGAACTTCGACCCCTTCAGGTTGATACTCAGGATG from Rhizobiales bacterium GAS188 encodes:
- a CDS encoding Amidohydrolase, whose protein sequence is MNSVAEAGRTPIVDCDVHPLIKDIHALAPYFTEAWRQYFFSGALRSKSDNGFVYARARDRYPHPNTTFRRDALPPQGGPAGSDPAFTVTNHIEPFGITTALLLPQEPYGVVRFGNSQAAAAFERANNEYLIDTWLSYDKRYALAITVSDHDPKSAAADIRRLGSKPGVIGVQVLINRNMLGSTVFDPIYDAASEMGLAIVSHQSGSEGCYAYSQVPAGGAPRFYGERHAVLPQIGAANVTDMVMSGVFERFPKLRVVMVEWGFTWLASLMSRMDYLWERNRQASPFVKRPPSEYVVEHCKFATQPLDEAANATELRAMFGIPGLEKMLLFSSDYPHYDTDSPSIILKKIPTLMKDSVCYQNALEAFGPKVFRH
- a CDS encoding acetyl-CoA hydrolase, with the protein product METAGLRVTKEQLAAADSLAARGAPLVVLAAMAPQQPDQLMRAFVLATRRWDVPLTLMFADLDGAFAFLDEPAREEIASGRLHLVSLAGSIPRRWSRETDYLPYSLWDIDRMLGDGSLDINVVLARVHQSDRPGCFGYGDMVGYTAVGLTTNAVAILEVTVELPSSTGAEAPLIPIGRAAVVLDSNASAKVGASAVPPSAAQETIGRHVASLIPDEATVQLGLGSVVETVVKSLGGKRDLGLHSGVLTPSLSQLVACGVANGRAKSEDKGRAVATGVFGVTVEGPLPWHGALELRPISRTHDPRALARHHRLWAINSALEVDLRGQVNAEFAQGLRVTSGGGQSDFVRAAHLSQGGGSIIALPSRTSRGESRIVARFPSQYPATSAGQDVDFVVTEHGVAALRGLTARERAAALIAIADPASKDRLRRQWHEQDEVTSSETQALPMGVR
- a CDS encoding non-heme chloroperoxidase, which encodes MSNDFQDGWLQLDGMRFHYTEWGSRAAPPLLMLHGLNVQCHTWDPFARVLADDYYVICMDLRGHGDSDWSRAGYRVQSFARDVHNFIDALGVGPVHLVGHSNGVRVGIAVAGERPEAVRSLALSDAGPANSPSGATAMRDFIQATTNLRGFRNDAEARQFYLGYHPEWQPEFIDLHVKYQLRTNWAGKLVPKADPDLQWITGSISLPDVKYLWKMAERLVMPTQLMVGRTSNVLDEEVVNKMLKTMPNAKLAWFDAGHYFLREKPDEFLEVLRKFLAECA
- a CDS encoding (3S)-malyl-CoA thioesterase, with the protein product MISARTRYARMKSILEVPISNEKFWSKVPSAPADAIMMDLEDSATPDNKAVVREKILDALKRPDYFGGRQIIVRVNNLATPWGRDDLEAMAAAPGDLIICYPKVASPEEAREVRNVIAAADPDRGLYLMVETARAMIELDRIASCDGVVGLHFGYVDYAADVGSKAFDDAGDDLYAPSNHYGRTKIAVAAAAYGLFATGGSLIPQYRDLQKVTRFIRSWADLGYTACIALSPAHLDIINRTMTPSPDEIEAAKLVSTTYEAAVRNGDPAAVLNGKVITNPDYRVAQLVLVRGGAA
- a CDS encoding 2-methylcitrate dehydratase PrpD encodes the protein MNAQATEGWVLQLSCLLTDIGRSELPEAATKAAKNRLLHAFGVSLANSRLPAAEVAWKTMGGSSGPCFAFGRERRIDAGDAAFINGVIGHGSLLEDCGPGGLREGSHPGTFVIPAALAAAESCAASGKTFIAGLVVGYEAVSRIGAAASSSVVQRRFRPVGIMAAFGAAAAAAMIFEAEAEQMAAALSIAANLAGGSTQGIFEGTMEPYFQAGFGARNGLFAARLALAGAATTRQALEGEFGFFQTYGGEPGKLDALLGPRPQLGIAVVGTKRFAVCLQNQQTLALIVDGLDAPLTADVIERVVIRRPQFGTNGLNSPGVSRSAPFDNMLSAQMSARFTAAAAILGKPVDDPVFFNSHHADKDITELTRRIDLEPAADDSVAVELHLRNGRKVALDANKSGVLFPDDDVIRDSFLRRARSVQGGKASTTAELIDELGTLNDVGRLTEAMAMVRAHEPSQLG
- a CDS encoding (S)-citramalyl-CoA lyase; this translates as MSARTKHRENVTLLRSALFTPADKLDRFAKGYASGADAVVVDLEDGVGLSAKQAARNALLELVPKLPESCFWILRINHVKTREGLLDLLAIETMGIKPPVIMLPKTESTAEIEIAVAHLSDRTGTPTIIALVESAEGLSQAENLARHPAVGALAFGGADLASDLDAELAWEPMLFARSRLVQASALGGAAAWDVPYLKIADLEGLRREAASARALGFRGKLAIHPGQIAIINSVFTPDADQLAFARRVVAASEQAGGGVVVVDANMVDRPILKAAQRAISRAEPRRSSRQEAQIPDDRGPLP
- a CDS encoding itaconyl-CoA hydratase, translating into MSKFGYVRVGPRRFRERFGLSFEDVELGMRIRHRPGVDVSQQDNRDDSVELLNNAHLHYDSQYAAHTEWRRPLSVSTMTVQRFLALVSRSWYRRRAIIGIDSISLTRPVIGDDTLYSESTVTALDGGADPDVGRVSLDIAGKNRQGDTVARISCTFEVYRRGRHPEDDPQALPAEEERFSLYHVAADGALVEQTGLVFEDLAPEETFVHWPGRTVLADESRRQALRSLEINPRWHDEAYLRKYAQIKPTIYEPLVIGVVTALTTRTFGRVVANLGWTDIALPRPVRPGETIYAESTVRTVRASNSRPDQGIATVETRGFVENGDLVCQYQRALLIYRRGAGPYQDAGY
- a CDS encoding 3-oxoacyl-[acyl-carrier-protein] reductase, with the protein product MTGRARLTNKVAVVTGSAKGIGRAIAITLAEEGAIIVAADIDTEAGAATLAEIRDISPRSTFERVNIADHAEVAAFVDHLVRQFGGIDILVNNAGVTRQIDFFDLKPEEVDWIVGVNIKGTFSMMQAVARVMRERREGRIVNISSIAGKGYRNTSNIVYAASKGALIAMTRIAAVQLGKYGIAVNAVCPGLTETELMAAWLERRAKEGRKLQHDLIKELLADSVLLRINTPLDVAQAVLFLASDASQNITGQSLNVDSGMMWD
- a CDS encoding NAD(P)-dependent dehydrogenase, short-chain alcohol dehydrogenase family; translation: MKRISFSKQVAIVTGSGRGIGRSYALELARRGASVVVNDIGESERPGKSRAQSVVDEISSAGGRAVASEHNVTTIKGGQAITDLAMERFGSVDIVINNAGFLRRGMFDDLPPKHVKQVIGVHLLGAFYVTQPAWKHMKRNAYGRVVLTSSAASFGMQGNSNYVAAKAGLLGLVAALSLEGADHGIKVNGILPLARSMITVDSPATAVSAPDAAANVAIQRELGDRATLEAVAAATLYLASDQCSISGHSISAVAGRYSRTFLGVTEGWLSPDVAGVTLEDFRDNLAEVIDSSAVTEVKSMSDEYASVLDRVNELARHQS
- a CDS encoding NAD(P)-dependent dehydrogenase, short-chain alcohol dehydrogenase family, giving the protein MTGAGSAGELGGTGSDIAVLFAAKGANVVILDIDDARAGHTKAAIDRIGGKSIVVVADITKSASCAEAVATSLAAFGRIDILVNNAAIAPGEQENLESMWDDILSINLKGSKFMSDAVLPEMRARRAGSIVHISSIAGLVAGGGIAYSASKGGIMAMTKAQAFEYGRFGIRVNNVAPGHVAIPMGLSFKGWDGAGSDMIRRKRARASLLGTEGSGWDVAYAVLFLASDEAAYITGHSLPVDGGATAVMPIVMAAAIQGE